One stretch of Miscanthus floridulus cultivar M001 chromosome 18, ASM1932011v1, whole genome shotgun sequence DNA includes these proteins:
- the LOC136522961 gene encoding hydroxycinnamoyltransferase 4-like translates to MAMVELPTTELVVPAEATPAGAVWLSNLDLAARRGYTPTVYFYRTNNKPEFFEADAVKDSLARALVAFYPLAGRLGLDAATGRVQIDCTGEGAVFVTARSEYTLDDLLNEFVPCDEMRDLLVPATPAPNPPCPLLFAQVTRLRCGGVVLGLALHHSVVDARSAAHFVETWASIARGGGGDAPLPPCFDHRLLSSRPPATRAVLYDHPEYKPEPAPEHAVAAGSAYASAMITLSKSQVTALKARCAGASTFRAVVALVWQCACRARSLPADAETRLFSMVDMRARLAPPLPPGYFGNAVIRTSALATVGEVVGNPVGYAARRALAATSQGDDYARSLVDYLEGVDAMNLPRSGISRAHLRAISWMGMSLHDSDFGWGAPVFMGPALMYYSGFVYVMQAPGKEGAVALALSLEPESMPEFRKVFAEEVARLQTI, encoded by the coding sequence ATGGCAATGGTGGAGCTGCCGACGACGGAGCTGGTTGTCCCGGCCGAGGCGACGCCGGCGGGCGCCGTCTGGCTGTCCAACCTCGACCTGGCGGCGCGCCGCGGGTACACGCCCACGGTCTACTTCTACCGAACGAACAACAAGCCGGAGTTCTTCGAGGCCGACGCTGTCAAGGACAGCCTCGCCCGGGCGCTGGTGGCGTTCTACCCGCTGGCCGGCCGCCTCGGGCTCGACGCCGCCACCGGGCGTGTCCAGATCGACTGCACGGGCGAGGGCGCGGTGTTCGTGACGGCGCGGTCGGAGTACACGCTGGACGATCTGCTGAACGAGTTCGTGCCGTGCGACGAGATGCGGGACCTGCTGGTACCCGCCACGCCCGCGCCGAACCCGCCGTGCCCGCTGCTGTTCGCGCAGGTCACCCGCCTGCGCTGCGGCGGCGTCGTGCTCGGCCTCGCCCTGCACCACTCGGTCGTGGACGCCAGGAGCGCCGCGCACTTCGTGGAGACGTGGGCGAGCATCgcccgcggcggtggcggcgacgcgCCCCTGCCGCCCTGCTTCGACCACAGGCTGCTGAGCTCGCGTCCCCCGGCGACGCGCGCGGTGTTGTACGACCACCCGGAGTACAAGCCCGAGCCGGCCCCGGAGCACGCGGTGGCCGCGGGTTCCGCCTACGCGAGCGCCATGATCACGCTGAGCAAGTCGCAGGTAACGGCGCTCAAGGCGCGGTGCGCAGGCGCCTCCACGTTCCGTGCCGTGGTGGCGCTGGTGTGGCAGTGCGCGTGCCGCGCGCGGTCGCTCCCGGCCGACGCCGAGACGCGGCTCTTCTCCATGGTGGACATGCGCGCGCGCctggcgccgccgctgccgccgggcTACTTCGGCAACGCGGTGATCCGGACGTCGGCGCTGGCCACGGTCGGGGAGGTGGTGGGGAACCCCGTGGGGTACGCGGCGCGGCGCGCCCTGGCGGCGACGAGCCAGGGCGACGACTACGCACGGTCGCTGGTGGACTACCTGGAGGGCGTGGACGCCATGAACCTGCCCCGGAGCGGCATCTCGCGCGCGCACCTCCGCGCCATCAGCTGGATGGGGATGTCGCTGCACGACTCCGACTTCGGGTGGGGCGCGCCCGTGTTCATGGGCCCCGCCCTCATGTACTACAGCGGGTTCGTGTACGTGATGCAGGCGCCCGGGAAGGAGGGCGCCGTCGCGCTCGCGCTGTCGCTGGAGCCCGAGAGCATGCCCGAGTTCAGGAAGGTGTTCGCGGAGGAGGTGGCGAGGCTCCAGAcgatatga